One Pectobacterium polaris DNA window includes the following coding sequences:
- a CDS encoding FMN-dependent NADH-azoreductase: protein MSKVLVLKSSILAGYSQSNQLADHFTAEWQSAHPSDSITVRDLAAQPIPVLDGELVGALRPSDAALTPRQQEALTLSDELIAELQAHDIIVIAAPMYNFNIPTQLKNYFDLVARAGVTFRYTEQGPEGLVKGKRAIVLTSRGGIHKGTPTDLLEPYLRVFLGFLGLTDLEFVFAEGYGYGPDVAQKATDAAKTQLSQLVTA, encoded by the coding sequence ATGAGCAAAGTATTGGTTCTGAAATCAAGCATTCTGGCAGGTTATTCTCAGTCAAACCAACTGGCCGACCACTTCACCGCCGAGTGGCAGTCTGCACATCCAAGCGACAGTATCACCGTCCGCGACCTGGCTGCTCAACCGATTCCGGTTCTTGATGGCGAATTAGTCGGCGCACTGCGTCCTTCCGATGCTGCCCTGACCCCACGTCAACAAGAAGCCCTGACACTGTCCGACGAACTGATCGCCGAACTGCAAGCACATGACATTATCGTGATCGCTGCACCAATGTATAACTTCAACATTCCTACCCAGTTGAAGAACTACTTCGACCTGGTTGCCCGTGCTGGTGTGACGTTCCGCTACACCGAGCAAGGCCCGGAAGGTCTGGTGAAAGGTAAACGCGCTATCGTATTAACCAGCCGTGGCGGCATCCATAAAGGCACGCCAACCGATCTGCTGGAACCGTACCTGCGCGTATTCCTGGGCTTCCTCGGCCTGACCGACCTTGAGTTTGTGTTCGCTGAAGGCTACGGCTACGGCCCGGATGTGGCACAGAAAGCCACCGACGCGGCAAAAACTCAACTGTCTCAGTTGGTCACCGCATAA
- a CDS encoding YnbE family lipoprotein: MNKCETLLAVGCTVAFLTGCVPRIEVAAPKEPITINMNVKIEHEIHIKADKEATQLLQRSDNAAGDEIKKSAPEGAQ, translated from the coding sequence ATGAACAAGTGCGAGACATTGCTGGCGGTAGGTTGCACGGTCGCTTTTCTGACGGGATGCGTGCCGCGTATCGAAGTGGCTGCGCCCAAAGAGCCGATCACCATCAATATGAACGTGAAGATCGAACATGAGATTCACATCAAAGCGGATAAAGAGGCGACGCAATTGCTGCAAAGGTCGGACAATGCGGCTGGCGATGAGATAAAGAAAAGCGCGCCGGAAGGCGCGCAATAA
- a CDS encoding methyl-accepting chemotaxis protein, whose product MRNNTPVTDRQLPLSEKTRLMSVTTPESHITYANKDFIDVSGYTTDELMGQPHNLIRHPDMPPAAFADMWKTLRAGNIWTGIVKNRCKNGDHYWVKSSTTPLRKGGEIAGYMSVRTVASPEEIRQAEALYASANEGKLKYRTFHHGLLIYTGPLRILSLFKTMPLRWRIRSYFLLFSLLPLIAAYSLLAGTALASVLFPLLIACCFASGELLVHHVARPIEQILAQAMRSAAGQADNLTQLNRVDEIGMLMRAVNQSGMNFRTFVDDVNTNLSELKNACNEIAQGNHTLAQCCEETEESLQQTAASVEQLTATIKSNAEASLQASLYTQDVNQAVNSGEQAVSQVSDTMETITRSSERITDIVSVMDNLAFQTNILAVNAAVEAAHAGEQGKSFAVVASEVRSLAQRSASSSSDISTIIDETLNSIRTGEQQVSHTHKSMSNILLQVQHVTNLMNEISLATQEQSQGLDQINEAVNRIDELTHQNTALASQSHSATDHLQQQISSMVQAASVFSLSR is encoded by the coding sequence ATGCGTAATAACACCCCTGTAACCGACCGCCAACTCCCTCTTTCTGAAAAAACCAGACTCATGTCTGTCACCACGCCAGAAAGTCATATTACCTACGCGAACAAAGATTTTATTGATGTCAGTGGCTATACCACTGATGAGCTGATGGGGCAGCCCCATAATCTTATCCGACACCCGGATATGCCACCAGCCGCCTTCGCGGATATGTGGAAAACGCTGCGCGCAGGCAATATCTGGACGGGAATTGTGAAAAATCGGTGCAAAAATGGCGACCATTACTGGGTAAAATCCAGCACCACGCCGCTGAGAAAAGGCGGTGAAATTGCTGGTTATATGTCTGTGCGGACCGTTGCCTCACCCGAAGAAATTCGTCAAGCCGAGGCGCTCTATGCCAGTGCAAACGAAGGTAAACTGAAATATCGCACCTTCCATCATGGCCTGCTTATTTATACTGGGCCATTGCGCATCCTGAGTCTTTTTAAAACCATGCCGCTACGCTGGCGCATCCGCAGCTATTTTCTGCTCTTTAGCCTGCTTCCGCTCATCGCCGCCTATTCCCTGCTGGCGGGAACCGCATTGGCTTCCGTACTCTTCCCGCTGCTGATCGCCTGCTGTTTTGCCAGTGGTGAGCTTCTGGTACATCATGTTGCCCGTCCTATCGAGCAAATTCTGGCTCAGGCTATGCGTTCCGCCGCCGGACAGGCAGACAACCTGACGCAGCTTAATCGCGTGGATGAAATTGGCATGTTAATGCGCGCGGTAAATCAGTCCGGTATGAATTTCCGTACCTTCGTGGACGATGTGAACACCAATCTGAGCGAGCTGAAAAACGCCTGTAATGAGATCGCGCAAGGTAACCATACGTTGGCACAGTGTTGCGAGGAAACGGAAGAAAGCCTGCAACAAACTGCCGCCTCCGTGGAACAGCTGACTGCAACAATAAAAAGTAATGCGGAAGCTTCGCTTCAGGCCTCACTCTATACGCAGGATGTGAATCAGGCGGTGAACTCTGGTGAGCAGGCTGTCAGCCAGGTCTCCGATACGATGGAGACGATCACCCGTTCCAGCGAACGGATTACGGATATCGTCAGCGTGATGGATAATCTCGCGTTCCAGACCAATATTCTGGCCGTGAACGCCGCTGTTGAAGCCGCTCATGCTGGAGAACAGGGTAAGAGCTTTGCGGTGGTCGCCAGTGAAGTGCGTTCGTTGGCACAGCGTAGCGCCTCTTCTTCCAGCGATATCTCGACCATCATTGACGAAACGCTGAATAGTATTCGTACTGGTGAACAGCAGGTTTCGCACACGCATAAATCGATGAGCAATATTCTGTTGCAGGTTCAACACGTCACCAATTTGATGAATGAGATCAGCCTCGCAACGCAGGAACAATCTCAGGGGCTAGATCAAATTAATGAAGCGGTAAACCGCATCGATGAACTCACGCATCAGAATACCGCGTTAGCCAGTCAGTCGCATTCGGCCACCGATCACCTGCAACAGCAGATATCAAGCATGGTGCAGGCCGCCTCTGTCTTCAGCCTTTCTCGCTAG
- a CDS encoding methyl-accepting chemotaxis protein — MRKNFPVSDIQYLLDEKAKLMSVTTTDSHITYANDDFIDASGYDFEEILHQPHNIVRHPDMPPQAFADMWATLKAGKIWTAVVKNRRKNGDYYWVKASTTPLMKEGKITGYMSVRTRVSQEEIRQTEALYHQMNENKLKNRRLFQGLLIYKGPLKLLSLFNVIPVRWRIRSYVFLFMLFALLFLLATLPLTTPLLIFVLALLAGAVITSELLVQHLAKPLEKILRQAINSASGQADNSFQLNRVDEVGMLLRAVNQSGMNFRTFVDDVNGKLAELRHACGEIASGNYTLSQRCEDTAQSLQSTASSMEELTATIQSNASASQLATRCANDANQAVDAGEKAVNQVTDTMAVMTRSSKEITDIISVLDNLAFQTNILALNAAVEAAHAGEQGKSFAVVAGEVRILAQRSAAAAKDIAAIIDTTIANIHTSDKLVSHTSQSMHNILTQVQQVTQLVNQISLATQEQSQGLGQINSAVNNIDELTRQNTILATHSSSAINSLEQQISTMSEAVSVFSTSR, encoded by the coding sequence ATGCGTAAGAATTTTCCGGTCAGTGATATTCAGTATTTATTAGATGAAAAAGCCAAACTGATGTCGGTTACCACCACCGATAGCCATATCACTTATGCCAATGACGATTTTATTGATGCCAGTGGTTACGACTTTGAGGAAATCCTCCACCAACCTCACAATATCGTGCGCCACCCAGACATGCCCCCGCAGGCGTTTGCCGACATGTGGGCGACGCTGAAGGCAGGTAAAATCTGGACGGCCGTCGTAAAAAACCGCCGCAAGAATGGCGATTATTACTGGGTAAAAGCCAGTACGACACCGCTAATGAAAGAAGGAAAAATAACAGGATATATGTCGGTACGAACCCGAGTTTCACAGGAAGAAATTCGGCAAACTGAAGCGCTTTACCATCAAATGAATGAGAATAAATTAAAGAACCGCCGACTCTTTCAGGGATTGCTGATTTATAAAGGGCCGCTAAAACTTCTTAGCTTATTTAACGTTATTCCCGTACGTTGGCGGATAAGAAGCTACGTATTCCTTTTCATGCTATTCGCACTACTTTTCTTACTGGCTACTCTTCCACTCACCACACCGCTATTAATTTTTGTTTTGGCGCTACTCGCTGGCGCGGTAATAACCAGTGAATTATTAGTCCAGCACTTGGCAAAACCACTGGAAAAGATTCTACGCCAGGCCATTAATTCCGCATCCGGGCAGGCAGATAACTCGTTTCAACTTAATCGCGTGGATGAAGTTGGCATGTTATTACGCGCCGTCAATCAATCCGGCATGAATTTCCGCACGTTTGTCGATGATGTCAACGGCAAGCTGGCCGAGCTGCGCCACGCCTGCGGCGAAATTGCTTCCGGGAATTACACGCTAAGCCAGCGCTGTGAAGATACCGCGCAAAGTTTGCAATCTACCGCGTCATCAATGGAAGAACTGACAGCGACGATCCAAAGCAACGCCTCAGCCTCTCAGCTGGCGACACGCTGTGCGAACGATGCCAATCAGGCCGTCGATGCGGGTGAGAAAGCGGTTAACCAGGTCACGGACACCATGGCGGTCATGACCCGTTCCAGCAAAGAGATCACCGACATCATCAGCGTGCTGGATAATCTGGCGTTCCAGACCAACATTCTGGCGCTCAATGCGGCAGTAGAAGCCGCTCACGCCGGAGAACAAGGCAAAAGTTTCGCCGTAGTTGCGGGGGAAGTCCGCATTCTGGCACAGCGTAGCGCCGCTGCCGCCAAAGACATCGCGGCAATTATCGACACCACAATCGCGAACATTCACACCAGCGATAAATTGGTCAGCCACACCAGCCAGTCGATGCACAACATATTGACTCAGGTGCAGCAGGTGACGCAGCTTGTGAATCAAATCAGCCTAGCGACACAAGAGCAATCGCAAGGGCTGGGGCAGATTAACTCGGCGGTGAACAACATTGATGAATTGACGCGACAGAATACCATTTTGGCGACACATTCCAGTTCTGCTATTAACAGCCTGGAACAGCAGATCTCCACGATGTCCGAAGCCGTGTCGGTTTTCAGTACGTCTCGCTAA
- a CDS encoding 2-hydroxyacid dehydrogenase, translating into MKLAIYSTKQYDRKYLEQVNQQFGYELEFFDFMLTSRTAKTAAGCQAVCIFVNDDGSREVLTELAALGIKTLALRCAGFNNVDLEAAKELGIRVVRVPAYSPEAVAEHAVGLMLTLNRRIHRAYQRTRDANFSLEGLIGFNMHNRTAGIIGTGKIGIATMRILKGFGMRLLAFDPYPNPQALELGAEYVDLKTLYANADVISLHCPLTPENHHLLNQAAFAQMKNGVMIVNTSRGGLIDSQAAIDALKQQKIGALGMDVYENERDLFFADKSNDVIQDDIFRRLSACHNVLFTGHQAFLTEEALISISQTTLQNLKDISQNAPCANLVAS; encoded by the coding sequence ATGAAACTGGCAATTTACAGCACTAAGCAGTATGACCGTAAATATCTGGAGCAGGTCAATCAGCAGTTTGGCTATGAGCTGGAGTTTTTCGATTTCATGCTGACATCGCGCACCGCGAAAACCGCCGCGGGCTGTCAAGCCGTCTGCATCTTTGTGAACGATGACGGTAGCCGCGAGGTATTGACCGAACTGGCTGCGTTGGGCATTAAAACGCTAGCGCTACGCTGTGCGGGCTTTAACAATGTCGATTTGGAAGCCGCTAAGGAACTGGGTATTCGTGTGGTGCGCGTTCCCGCGTATTCCCCTGAAGCTGTCGCCGAACACGCCGTCGGCCTGATGCTGACGCTTAACCGCCGCATTCACCGCGCCTATCAGCGTACTCGCGACGCGAACTTCTCTCTGGAAGGGCTGATTGGCTTCAATATGCACAACCGGACAGCGGGCATTATCGGCACCGGAAAAATCGGTATCGCCACGATGCGCATCCTGAAAGGCTTTGGCATGCGACTGCTGGCTTTCGATCCCTACCCGAACCCGCAGGCCTTGGAATTAGGGGCGGAGTACGTCGATCTCAAAACGCTGTACGCCAACGCGGACGTCATCTCCCTGCACTGTCCGCTGACGCCGGAGAATCATCATCTGCTGAATCAGGCGGCCTTTGCACAAATGAAAAACGGCGTGATGATCGTCAATACCAGCCGTGGTGGACTGATCGACTCACAGGCCGCTATCGACGCGTTGAAGCAGCAGAAAATTGGCGCGCTGGGTATGGACGTTTATGAAAACGAGCGAGATCTCTTCTTTGCCGATAAATCCAACGATGTGATTCAGGACGATATTTTCCGCCGCTTATCCGCGTGCCACAACGTACTGTTTACCGGACATCAGGCGTTCCTGACAGAAGAGGCGCTGATCAGCATTTCCCAAACCACGCTACAGAACTTGAAAGACATCAGCCAGAACGCACCTTGCGCAAATCTGGTTGCATCTTAA
- a CDS encoding putative hemolysin, translating into MKLLPWLCTAAALLLAGCSNHSENAAATQQNVTQNDDTSTVVLLKSSSPVDVNCTLIGGTMAISRQLDGASVGACQLANGKRCSEQSLMNGSCPAG; encoded by the coding sequence ATGAAATTATTGCCATGGCTATGTACTGCCGCTGCGCTTCTGCTGGCGGGATGCAGTAATCATAGTGAGAATGCTGCCGCTACCCAGCAAAACGTCACGCAAAATGATGACACAAGCACCGTGGTGTTGCTGAAAAGCAGTTCGCCGGTTGACGTCAACTGTACGCTGATTGGTGGGACGATGGCGATTTCCCGGCAGCTTGATGGTGCGAGCGTGGGAGCCTGTCAGTTAGCCAACGGTAAGCGTTGTAGTGAACAATCGCTGATGAATGGAAGTTGTCCGGCAGGGTGA
- a CDS encoding immunity protein, which produces MANMIEVIQNETLEDVLTIFALTSDYKQLDRLYTYTNFDVISSGELSAKYNELFHKGILEDKNGTVVKGPNWVAPKFVTDKKYGF; this is translated from the coding sequence ATGGCTAATATGATAGAAGTTATCCAAAATGAAACATTGGAAGATGTTCTTACGATTTTCGCATTAACATCGGATTATAAGCAATTGGATAGACTTTATACTTATACTAATTTCGACGTTATATCTAGCGGCGAACTTTCCGCCAAATACAATGAGCTTTTCCACAAGGGCATTCTTGAAGACAAGAATGGCACAGTCGTAAAAGGACCTAATTGGGTGGCTCCAAAGTTTGTGACTGATAAAAAATACGGTTTCTAA